The following proteins are co-located in the Bacillota bacterium genome:
- a CDS encoding GMC family oxidoreductase yields MPTNHDYVKHDYDHYQGHRYNHLEKRKYADGADICIVGAGAAGGVLAYELSKAGFDVVAIDAGPFWNPQTDFASDELSMQSLAWNDTRLVTGSDPLSMGHNNSGRGVGGGTVHFTGVFFRFHESDFKVKTLDGVADDWPITYQDLEPYYDKIEKDIAVSGPKHFPWGPFNGPYPYPEREPISANAQVFREGCAKLGINSTVAPLAILSAPFDGRPPCINRGFCNQGCMPNAKFSTLIQHIPKAIGHGAEVLSDCMVTQVKVDKSGKVEGVSFIHDGKEYFQKAKVTIISAFCIETPRLLLHSACPQFPDGLANSSGMVGKELMPHSGHDIFAKFHDEVRIYKGTPVLAVSQDFYETDNSRGFVRGYTLNAHGARPVEIAKLLVSGAGVWGQKLYDIMRDFNFFAQITMVGEVLPNKNNSVTLSDEKDEYGMPRPLVTFGYGENDNKIIAHGVQKANEILVAAGGQPAFVASDTGHLMGTCRMGKDPNNSVVDGFCRSHDIPNLYICSAASFVTGGGCNPTETVMALAARTADHIIEEGKKLSY; encoded by the coding sequence ATGCCAACGAATCATGATTACGTAAAGCATGACTATGACCATTACCAGGGTCATCGCTATAATCATCTAGAAAAAAGAAAGTATGCCGATGGTGCTGACATTTGTATTGTGGGAGCCGGCGCTGCCGGCGGGGTGCTGGCCTACGAGCTGAGTAAGGCCGGATTCGATGTGGTGGCTATTGACGCGGGCCCTTTCTGGAACCCGCAGACTGATTTTGCCAGCGATGAGCTTTCCATGCAAAGCCTGGCCTGGAACGACACCAGGCTGGTAACGGGCAGTGACCCGCTGAGCATGGGGCATAACAACTCCGGGCGAGGTGTGGGTGGGGGCACTGTCCATTTCACCGGTGTGTTTTTCCGGTTTCATGAAAGCGATTTTAAGGTTAAAACGCTGGACGGTGTGGCGGATGATTGGCCCATTACCTATCAGGATTTAGAGCCATATTATGATAAAATTGAAAAGGATATTGCCGTCTCCGGGCCCAAACACTTTCCCTGGGGCCCTTTTAATGGACCATACCCCTACCCGGAAAGGGAACCCATTAGCGCCAATGCTCAGGTTTTCCGGGAAGGGTGTGCAAAGCTGGGTATAAACAGCACAGTTGCTCCCCTGGCCATATTATCCGCCCCCTTTGACGGGCGTCCTCCCTGTATTAACAGAGGGTTTTGCAACCAGGGATGCATGCCTAACGCCAAGTTCAGCACACTAATTCAGCACATACCCAAGGCCATCGGCCACGGGGCAGAGGTACTTAGTGATTGCATGGTAACCCAGGTTAAGGTTGATAAAAGCGGTAAGGTAGAGGGAGTTTCTTTTATTCATGACGGCAAGGAATATTTTCAAAAGGCTAAAGTAACTATTATATCAGCATTCTGTATTGAAACTCCGCGTCTTTTGCTTCATTCGGCCTGTCCCCAATTTCCGGACGGTCTGGCCAATAGCAGCGGAATGGTGGGGAAGGAACTAATGCCCCATAGTGGACATGATATCTTTGCCAAATTTCACGATGAGGTGCGCATTTATAAGGGGACGCCGGTACTGGCCGTTTCCCAGGATTTCTATGAAACTGATAATTCCAGAGGCTTTGTCAGAGGTTATACATTAAATGCCCACGGGGCCAGGCCGGTGGAAATAGCCAAGCTACTTGTTTCCGGAGCCGGTGTTTGGGGACAAAAACTTTACGATATTATGCGTGACTTTAACTTCTTTGCTCAGATAACCATGGTTGGCGAAGTACTTCCCAATAAAAACAACTCGGTAACTTTGAGTGATGAAAAGGATGAATACGGGATGCCCAGGCCCCTGGTCACCTTTGGATACGGAGAGAATGACAATAAAATAATTGCACATGGAGTGCAAAAGGCTAACGAAATACTTGTTGCCGCCGGGGGACAACCTGCTTTTGTAGCGTCTGATACAGGACATTTGATGGGCACCTGCCGGATGGGAAAGGACCCGAACAATTCAGTTGTTGACGGTTTTTGCCGCAGCCATGACATTCCCAATCTTTATATCTGCAGTGCTGCATCTTTTGTTACCGGCGGGGGATGTAATCCAACGGAAACCGTTATGGCTCTGGCGGCCAGAACGGCGGATCACATCATTGAGGAAGGTAAAAAGCTGAGTTATTAG
- a CDS encoding gluconate 2-dehydrogenase subunit 3 family protein, with the protein MQENRTRYPGYDLLKERDHWDDHTSEIVLKRLRPLPEYKFLNKYEVHMIFTIAKHIVYDHRKEILDYVIHHMDNTLTSPIGEGQRKVGTPEQTVLIRQGLKAIDELAKKQFGTAFLEMDVRKQQSILIDLQKGQAVQLKEWQTIPQKELFNKLATVIASAYYSHPTVWSEIGYGGPAYPRGYVRVERGLTDPWEAKRDANES; encoded by the coding sequence ATGCAGGAAAACAGGACAAGGTACCCCGGTTACGACCTATTAAAAGAAAGAGATCACTGGGATGATCATACCAGTGAGATCGTTTTAAAGCGCTTGAGGCCCTTACCTGAATATAAATTTTTGAACAAGTATGAAGTACATATGATCTTCACTATAGCAAAACATATTGTTTATGACCATAGAAAGGAAATTTTAGATTACGTGATACATCATATGGATAATACCCTTACCTCTCCCATAGGTGAAGGCCAGCGCAAGGTTGGCACTCCTGAGCAAACAGTATTAATACGCCAGGGACTTAAAGCCATTGACGAGCTGGCAAAAAAACAATTCGGGACAGCTTTTTTGGAAATGGATGTGAGGAAACAGCAATCTATTTTGATAGACCTACAAAAGGGACAGGCTGTCCAGCTAAAGGAATGGCAGACCATACCTCAAAAGGAGCTTTTTAATAAGCTGGCCACGGTAATTGCCAGTGCTTATTATTCCCACCCCACCGTGTGGTCAGAAATAGGTTATGGGGGACCGGCATACCCGCGTGGCTATGTCCGCGTAGAAAGAGGTCTTACTGACCCGTGGGAGGCTAAAAGAGATGCCAACGAATCATGA